A stretch of DNA from Aspergillus flavus chromosome 3, complete sequence:
GAATGCTGGGCCATTGATGGGGTTCTGGGCGCCGTCTGGAAGGACTTCGCCGGTCTCGCCGACAAGGACAAGATCGCTGACGCGGATCTGGGAGAAGTGTGTTGAAAGCGGGTTGATCCAGAATAGGGATGGGTTGCCGGGGTCGCGTAGGGAGATGTGGCCTGCGACACCCTCATCGAAGCCCTGTCTGGCAAAGACCCTGAATGCGGCGGCTAGGTGCTGCTTCAGGTGTGTGCGGGCGTCGCTGATATCATTGAAATTTGGAGGACTGCGGAGCTCGACTTTGCCATCTTTGTCGCCTAGAAAGTGCACGTCTTGTCTCCACGATGAGGTCAAATCCGGCGAGCCAGATACGGGTGCTCCTGGCCTCTCGGTGTTCGATTTGGCCTGCGAGTGGTGAATTGGGTACTCCGTAACTGTAGCCGGTGGCATGGTTGCCGCTGTAAAGATATACGGATCTTGGTTTCTGGATCGGTGCTTTCAGACTCTATTTGACAGAAACGGTTAATTGTATGAAAGTAACCCCGCTGCGGAATCGGATGTGCAGAACATCCTTCCATGGTATAGATTAGCAGGAACGGTGGTTGGACTTCCGTTACTGTTATCGGAGATATCATTTATATGGCACGGAGTGCGACGGCCCGTTGAGGTCCGTTCAAAGCGTCAAGTATACTCCCGAACGGAGAATGTCAGTGGCGGCCCATTCTCCAGCTTTAGACTCGCAGTCGCGCTCTGCCAGGCAAACATGATATTCCTGACTCACCCAGGTCTGTCCCTTGATCAGAAACCAGACAAGCACGGCCAGTTAGCTGAAAGCACGCCATGTCCTCCTGGTCCAAAAGTAGGCTGTCAGAGATCTCCTCAGAATGGTGGGTTGATGGTAAGATTAAATTCATGACCATGCAAAGCACAAAACGAATACAGTATGAGACACTCATTACCTTTTGTACCAAAGGAGTGTAAAAAATGTAAAATATTTCCAATTATTATTGAGACCACCGACACATTTGACGAGAAGGAGAATACTCTAACATCCTATAGCTACACGTTCGATCTTGACCGTGGTAACGGCGGCAAGGACGAGTCTCTCTACGcggataaaaaaaaaaaaaactgcTAGAGACAGCTTCCTGAGTCTTGCTTGTTACCCACAGGTCTTGCTTGGGGATAAGGACCAGCTACTCGGATGAGGCGAGCATGAATTTGAACTTAACAAGGTGAAGGGACAGGATGTGCTTGGGTTGGGGAAATCTTCATCAGCGAACGAAATCTCACCTACGGCCGAGACATTACGCCGATGCTTGTTCTGATTACTATCTTCGTGATTTCATTTGCAGCCTCTATGGCTCCTGCGAGTCCTCCCACCGCCGCCCCTTAGCGCCAAGCGTGTCGATCAGCGTGAATCCACTTTCGTGGGCAATTGTTGGTTCCCTATTTGCTGCGTTTGAGAGCAGACATGTATTCTCCCATAGTGGCTGTGGAGAGCTTGTGGAAGGTACATCCTTTCTCGACTTGGTATCTTCGTCCGACTACCTCGTATGCTATCATTCATTTTTGGCCCAGGCACCAAGTACCTGTGATGCTGGACGTGTTTGCATGCAAAGCCGGCATTTTGTTCTCCCAGATGATGGTCACAGAGAACCTTAGAGTAAGGATCTACAGTgccaagaagagaaaggtcATCATCACAGGGTGATTAAACACTTATCCAGTGCTTGTGAGCTAGGGGTTGAACTTGTCTAGGCGTTGACGGGAAGATATAAAGACTCATGTTGTCTCCTTCGCTGAAGACCAACAACGCCGGAAAGCCAGGGACAATCAACATTTCTTAGTTCACTTTTGCCATTCTCCATCTTTCTGCCATGCAATTAAAGAACGCGATTCATTTTACCGTCTTTGGATGCGCCATCCTAGCCCTTGCTCACCCCGGGCATCACGAGGAGCACGACCCAGCACCTGTGAGGGCATACAAGAGAGACGTCGGGCATGGACTGGCAAATTGTGCAGGCCAGCTAGAGGCCAGTGGTCTTCAAGCTCGTTCCGAAGCGCGCCGTAAGGCAACAGTCCAGCTGCACCGCCGACAGTTGATCACCCGAGACACAGATGCCGTGCTGAACAAATCACATCAGGTGACCCGTCCTGTGTCGCCGTCCATGCCTCCCAATGAAATCTTCAAGGACACGACTCAGAAGGCTTGCATTCTTGGTCCAACTGCTGAGGGAGAAACCGGTCCATACTGGATCCCCGGCGAGCGAGTCCGATCTGAGATCCGCGAAGGGCAGCCCGGAGTACCGGTTATTCTCGAACAGCAGTATATTGACGTCGAAACGTGCCAGCCTATTCCGCGTCTCTATGCTGAACTCTGGGGCTGCAATGCAACCGGAGTTTACTCCGGCCTTGTTGCAGACGGCAATGGCAACTCCCATGACTTGAGCAATCGAAACCGCACCTTTCTTCGTGGCATTCAGGAAACTGACATAGACGGTGTTGTCACCTTTGATACTCTCTTCCCGGGCCACTATGATGGACGCACCACGCATTACCATAATATCGCCCATTTTGGCGCGAGACGTCTGCCAAACAACACCATTGCCGGTGGGACAGTAGGACACGTCGCTCAGATATTCTTGGACCAGGACCTCATTGACCAAGTCGAATCAACCTATCCGTACAATACCAACAACATTCCCATCACGCTAAACTCGGTGGATCGGGTTGTCAGCCAGGAGACGGAGAACAGTAACTCTGACCCCATGCTCAACTACGCATTCCTTGGAGACAACATCGAAGATGGGCTCTTTGCCTGGATCACAGTGGCTGTCAACCTCTCGGCTGTGCACTATCCATATTACACCAACGTTTACACGGCCGAAGGAGCGGTGGAAGTGGAAGGCACGTCGGATGGAGACCCCAGGGCGATTGATGGCGGCCTTCCTCAGAGCTCTGCGGCATAGGGTTATGTGTTAAAGGGCGGCACATCTTCTAGTATATAGTCGTATTTATCGCAATGCGAGTATGTGATGTTGGTAAACCATGAAGACAAGCCTGCCCTCATAATCGTAAAAATTACTGTATTTGGAAAACGGTAAATCGTACCTTTCCTGGCATATCTAGTTTTTCCAGCTTCCTCTTGCATTCGGCTTAGCATTTTAGCCAAGGGGCTACTTGAGGCTGCATAGAACGCCGGTTGGATATATGAGAGGTGGATAAACCACCCCAAATCATATCTGCATATTCCCAATGGGAACACCCCACCCCCCTAGGACAGGTTTAGGCAGTATTGTTTCCAACTGACAACCCTGTATTAACGAGTGTTAAACATTTGAAGAGAGAGCAAGAGGGAAGAACGCCGTATGCTCCTCTCCATCTTATATGCATGAGCTGTAACCTTTCAACCACTTTGATCGCTTTTCTAACTGTTTCCCTAGATTATCCCATAGTCAAGGGCTCAGCCAACAACCATATTCCAGTCCATAACCTGTGAGATCCACCCAAATAAACCTCAAACAAACGGCTGCGCAATTCCACCAAACGCCACAAGCACCAGCATCAATACATCCATGGTAGCCAAACTCGAAGTCATCACACCATTCGATCCTATCGGGTCAAGCTTTTCATTTCCCGTTGCGCTTGCAGTCGCACTCGCAGTTCCCGTAGCCGTTGCATTCTCATTTGTATTACACCACACCTGTCCCGCCGCAGAGCCCTTAATCAGACACTCCGCTAGGTTGCCAATGGTTTGGTTCTGCGCGAGACAGTAGTAGTCGCAGTCCGAGTAGGAGATAACGCTGGCGGCGCCGCAGCAGTTCGTCATTAGGGTGTGGTAGGTGCTGTTCATGGGCATGGCGCATGCGGCATCTGTGGTTGGGATTTCGTAGAGCTTTGCGTGGCATGAcgatgatgctgctgctgctgctgcagtggtggtggttgttgttgttgtggtgatggtggacaTTTTGAACGGAATGATCGAGCCTGGACCTGGCGAAAGAAAGGTTTGGTTGTCTGGACTATGAGAGATGACACGTTTGGAGAAATCGTCCGCTGGTGACATTCATTGAGGCTCAGGACATGGTCTTGGTCTGGTATTATATATGCTTGGACCCGAGTTATATTCATGCCTAAAACTGGAAACTATGAATAGAGTGCTGAGTTCGCGGAAGTACAAGGAGTGAATTCACTCTGTATAGACCTATACCCCGGGAGTATGAGGCAGAATGAATGCCATGGCATGATTCGTAGGCCTCTCTCCACTTCGCTTAGATGCCTGGTGCAGTCTCTGTTGAGACTGGTCATTTAGTGTAAGCAAATGGACTACAGTAACTAACATTTATTTTTAACTCACGAATTGAGGATGGGTGCTATGTGTTCTCGATGCAAGTATTCACTATCTGTTCTATTTTCATATTTCCGCTTCACCATCCGCAGCAGCATATTATTTTCGGCTGTGGGTAAGCAATGGCCCGTTATACACCCGCGATACACCCGCGATAAAACCCACATCAGCATCTAAGTCCGGGTTCGCCCGGCTTGCCGATAAGCGATTTTAGGTCGGGCTTATGTTACTGTCTCAGAAAAGGCAACTATGGACTTATCCCGAGCAGCTAGAATCCCGAAAGTACTCTTTATTTTTGGATATACGTAGTCATGGTGGCAACGCTGTCGCACTGTGGCGGATAAATCCCCACTATGGATCTCCCCACAATGAGGGGACGACGCGTCTTCTGTGGTACGTAGTGCCATCTAGGTTTTTTTAACAccttattttttattctgttGTCTTGCACTtcagtaaaaagaaaatccagaaAGAGTGATTCTGCGGTTTTCTGATCATGTTTCAGGCAAGATATAGAGCAATTAACGCTAGGAGCTGCACGTATAGACggtatagtttataaataacCCTAAATTAGCTAGCACATAGCCTTCTCAATGATGTCTAAACACCGAGAATAATCCTTATGCAGTAAATGTCTAAATCATCGTAcaaaaattattttagtatgCGAACGCTGGATTCCTTACTGGATTGTTGTTCAGGCTCTATGTACCGTTTCAGTTATACCTTGTCTCACTTCTATTCTTACCGAAACAGGTGCCGGCTGCCCGTTACCTGGTCTCCGTTGAACGGATAAGGATTTGTACGATGTTGCTCCCTAGAACCAGGGTAGATGAAAAATCCCAACTCCCGCTATAATTATCTTCAACTGCTTCAGAGGCTGTTGCCTAGAGGCGCTGGTCGCGCGGCCATGGCTCTAACACTAACCTACTAGTTTTTTAGAGACCACAGTTATCCTCGacgattttatttttagatcttGTGTATTTAGCAAGTCCACACTCTAACTATCGAGTAGAACCAAAGCTTGAAGAGTAGGTTTAAAAGACCGTTGCACATCGTGGCTTTCTACCTTCGTCTCCCGCCGGGTCTAGTCTATCTTACGTTCCGTTCTTGATAGCTAGAACTATCCTCACCTTTTGAGCAGGATTTGGTCTACCCTGGCGCTTCCTCTCCAAGCATCAAGATGAGCAGCAGGCGCCCCAGCAGTTTAGCCAACACATCGTGCGACAGCGAGAGCAGCCACTGTCCCCCCTACCAGGAGGTTAGTATCGCTGGAAATATCTTCGTCATATTCTAACAACGCCAGCAACACCCCTTCTACCAAGAAGAACCGGACGAGCAAGAGATATCGCTCCTGCAGGAGAACAGCTCCAGCCATTACAGCACGCCGTTCGCCGATCCTGTCGCTGAATCGGATTCACACCGGCGATATACGCTTCATGATCCCGGCCCGACGGTCTTTGGCGCCCCGGAATATGAGCCGGTTCAATCAAGTGGAATGAAGACCCGCGCAGGGCTGAATCGATACGGAACGAGGAAGATTAATCTAGTGAAGGGAGCTGTGCTGAGTGTCGACTATCCGGTTCCGAGCGCAATTCAGAATGCGATCCAGCCGGAGTACCGTGATGCTGAGGAGGGTTTCTCGGAGGAATTTACACATTTGCGATGTGGGTTGACCTCAGAAATTAAGAGAATGGTTCGGCTCATTGATGATCTTAATTAGATACGGCGGCGACGTGTGACCCCGACGAGTTTACCCTACGCAACGGATACAATCTTCGGCCTGCTATGTATAATCGGCATACCGAGTTGCTGATTGCTGTTACTTATTATAATGAGGATAAGGTTCTGACTTCACGTACTCTACATGGAGTAATGCAGAATATTCGGGATATTGTTAGGTTGAAAAAGTCGGAGTTTTGGAATAAGGGAGGCCCAGCGTGGCAGAAGATTGTTGTCTGTTTGATCTTCGATGGCATTGAGCCCTGTGATAAGAATACGCTGGACGTACTAGCCACAATTGGGGTCTACCAGGACGGTATTATGAAGAAAGATGTAGACGGCCGAGAGACCGTCGCACATGTGGTGAGTTGGGGTTAACTCCGTTGATCAGGACTGGTCATTTTGTTATATCTAGGCACTGACAGCAGTAGTTCGAATACACGACCCAATTGTCAGTCACTGCTACTCAGCAACTAGTCCGACCTCACAGTGACGAATCAACAAGCAACCTCCCGCCGGTTCAGTTCATATTCTGTCTAAAACAGAAGAACAGTAAAAAGATCAACTCGCATCGCTGGCTTCTGAACGCCTTCAGTCGAATACTAAATCCTGAAGTTATTGTCCTTCTAGACGCAGGCACAAAACCTGGCCCGAAGTCTCTGCTATCGCTGTGGGAGGCCTTCTATAATGACAAAACACTCGGTGGAGCGTGTGGTGAGATCCATGCAATGCTTGGCCCACGCTGGCAAAAGGTGAGCTGGGTGATTTCCACGCCTATACTCACGGAGGCTAATTTCTAGGATCAGTGTTTAAACCCCCTTGTTGCTGCACAGAATTTTGAATATAAAATCTCTAATATCCTGGACAAGCCATTAGAAAGTGCTTTTGGCTATGTCAGTGTTCTGCCTGGTGCTTTCTCTGCCTACCGATACCGGGCTATTATGGGCCGTCCATTAGAGCAATATTTTCACGGTGATCATACCTTATCAAAACGCCTTGGTAAGAAGGGTATTGAAGGTAtgaatatctttaaaaagaatatgtTTTTAGCGGAAGACCGCATCTTATGCTTTGAGCTAGTAGCCAAAGCTGGGTTTAAATGGCATTTGAGCTATGTAAAGGCAGCGAAGGGTGAGACTGATGTCCCTGAGGGAGCTGCTGAGTTTGTCGGTCAGCGACGCCGCTGGCTAAATGGGTCGTTTGCGGCAGGCCTATACGCTATTATGCATTTTGGGCGTATTTATCGCAGTGGTCATAGTATCATTCGATTGTTTTTCTTGCATATTCAGATCCTTTACAATATCTGCCAGCTCATCATGACCTGGTTTTCTCTTGGTGCGTCCCAATACCCGCAGTTTGCATGTTAGACAGGGCTTGATACTAACGTTTCAGACAGCGTCATACTGGCTAACAAGCTCGGTGATCATGGACCTAGTCGGTACCCCGAGCAGccacaacaaagaaaaaggctggCCCTGGGGTAATGACGCTTCCCCGATAGTCAACACCTTTCTGAAATACGGGTACCTCTGGGTACTGATGCTCCAGTTCATGCTAGCCCTTGGTAACCGACCAAAAGGGTTAGTGCTCCTTCTTATAATATGATTGTCAGCAGCTTACGAAGTACCAGTGTTGTCACGCTCTACACGATCTCCTTCCTCTACTTCGCTCTCGTGCAGCTTTAtgttctcatcctctccttctaCCTAGTGGTTGGTGTCTTTACCGGCGGTATGCTGGACTTCAACTTCGATGATGGTCTTGCTGCCTTTATACAGTcattcttcagctcctcTGGAGGTGGTATCGTGCTTATTGCGCTAGTATCCACATACGGCATTTATATCATTGCCAGTATACTCTACCTTGACCCTTGGCATATCCTAACCAGTTCATGGGCATATTTCCTCGGCATGACAACAAGCATCAATGTGCTCATGGTCTACGCGTTCTGCAATTGGCACGATGTCTCCTGGGGCACAAAAGGATCTGACAAAGTAGATGCCTTACCGTCTGTAACGACTCAGAAAGACAACAATAAGAGGAATTTTATTGAGGAGCTCGATAAACCGCAAGCCGACATTGACAGCCAGTTTGAGGCTACCGTGAAACGCGCCTTAGCGCCATACGTTGAACccgaagaggatggaggGAAAACCTTAGACGACTCATATAAGAATTTCCGGACCGGATTGGTGTGTCTTTGGGTCTTTAGTAACTTGCTCCTAGCGTTGATGATTACCGCTACGGGGGTGGATAAGATATGTTTGACGAATACGTCGACGACCAGGACAACCTGGTTCTTCCAGATTATCTTGTGGATTACGGCGGGCTTGTCACTATTTCGGTTTATTGGGTCGTTGTACTTTCTTGGGCGAGCGGGTGTTCTCTGTTGTGTGTCCCGGCGTTGATTCTTTCTCGTTTGTACTATATTGTTTTGTTCCTATACTACTGATTGCCTCAGAAATGATACTTTATTTTTCGACTGAGTGGTACCATACTTTTCCATCCTTTAAACAAGAGCAAACGGAGCTGAAGCAATTGGGAGAGAAACGCGCAGCTCGCGGTCTTGCGCAGCTACTTATTGGAATTTATCATTTGATACTTAAATTGATATTCTCACATCAATGGAAAGTGCTCAAACTTAATACGTGGTCATTCCAGACTTATTATGTTTTAAATGTATTATATTACAATTATAATTAAGAGCTTAAATTATCACTACTTCGTAAGCTATCCTACTCCAGAATAATAAAGAGTTATAGGACTACTTGGTAGCTGAATCAACTAGCCAGCCAGCCTAATTAGGGCTATTAAACCAGCCGGGATCCTACGCCTAACAATTAGCACTAATTTGCCCTCATCGGAAGATCTCCGCAAAGATATGCAACAACAATGCGGGGAATCCAAAACTTGAATGTCATTAGCTACAGCCTCCGATCCTTCGCACTTTTCTTATCAGAAGAACGGCTGATTGTCGGACAGTGCCGCCGAAGGAATAACCCGAAAGAGTATTAAAATGCATTGCCCAGTGTCTCTAAAGACCGaaatactactagtacgTACAACATATTCAGAATATGATAGAGAGAACTTAAAGCCCTAAACATACCCTCCATCATAGTTGATTAGATACAAAACATGAACGGCCTAGAAATAACCCCCTTCATAACCTCCCTTCCCAAAGTCGAACTCCACGTCCACATCGAAGGCACCCTAACACCAGCCCTCCGATGGAAACTCGCTCACAGAAACAACATCCCTCTCCGCTACCCCACCTACGAAGCGCTCCTTAACTCGTACAAGATAACATATAATCACCGTCGCGAACTCAACGGCGACAATGGTGCGCCTACCTTCCTAGAAACCTATTACGAAGGCTGCCAAGTCCTCTGCACAGAAGATGATTTCTACGAACTAGCCATAGCATATTTCCAAAAGGCAAAGGACGTGAACGTGCGCTATGTCGAGCCGTTCTTCGATACTCAGGCTCATACTAAACGAGGCATTCCCGTTGAAGCTATCTTGAACGGGTTTCTCCGCGCGCAGCATGATGGAGCGAAGCAACTCGGAGTGAAAAGTAACTGGATCTTCTGTTTTCTGCGTGATCATCCAGTCAAGGAAGGATTGGAGGCGTTGCGCTCTGCGTTGCCTTGGGCTCGAACAAAAGAtggaaaggggaaggggTTATTTCATGCGGTCGGACTAGCGAGTAATGAGTATGATCGTCCTCCGGGACTCTTTGAAGAGGGGTTTCTGTTGGCCAAGGAGGTTGGTTTACATGTAACCATGCACTGTGATGTTGATCAGAAGGATGTGGTGGAGCATATGCATGAGGGTATTTTTGATGTTTGTGCGGGAGCTGGAGCGGATCGGATTGATCATGGTCTCAATGCTACCGATGCTCCGGAGTTGATGGCTGCgttgaaagagaaaaacatcGGGCTCACGCTTTGTCCGCATGCGTATCATCGCAGACAGGCTACGGAGGTGCTTTTCCCTAAAATTAGGAAGTTGTGGGATGAGGGTGTTCGGTTCTGTATCAACAGCGATGATCCGACTTATATGCATGATGTTTGGATTGATGGGAATATGATGAAGGTGTATGAGTATTGCGGTTTTACGAAGTCAGAGATGGGCAAGCTCGTTCGGAATGCGGTTGAGATGAGCTGGGCAGATGAGATTACGAAGACGGAGATCTTGGATGAGTTGGAAAGAGTACTGGGTGTTGAGGAGAAATTGATTAGTTAGCAGAGCGTTCAGTATGCTCTAAGGCATGTCAAGCAGCTCTGTtgaaggagatgatgatagCTCATGCATTCACGAAATTAAGAACAAGTGCACCTAACACGAGTGATTATACCCAATAGAGAGTCTGTCCATCAGATGACATAGCGCGAGGCACTCAGGCTCCAACGAGGGCCGTATAAACCCCCCACCTCTGTTTCCCCTCCTTTCATTTCTCATCCCTCATCAAGTCtcttgtcttcctcatcattatcatctcCCCGGTGGTAAGTCTGGTATTGACTGTATTGATTACCTCAGATAATTCTAGATTGATGGTTAGATCGACTTAACGCAGACGGTGCGAGTGAC
This window harbors:
- a CDS encoding chitin synthase C — protein: MSSRRPSSLANTSCDSESSHCPPYQEQHPFYQEEPDEQEISLLQENSSSHYSTPFADPVAESDSHRRYTLHDPGPTVFGAPEYEPVQSSGMKTRAGLNRYGTRKINLVKGAVLSVDYPVPSAIQNAIQPEYRDAEEGFSEEFTHLRYTAATCDPDEFTLRNGYNLRPAMYNRHTELLIAVTYYNEDKVLTSRTLHGVMQNIRDIVRLKKSEFWNKGGPAWQKIVVCLIFDGIEPCDKNTLDVLATIGVYQDGIMKKDVDGRETVAHVFEYTTQLSVTATQQLVRPHSDESTSNLPPVQFIFCLKQKNSKKINSHRWLLNAFSRILNPEVIVLLDAGTKPGPKSLLSLWEAFYNDKTLGGACGEIHAMLGPRWQKCLNPLVAAQNFEYKISNILDKPLESAFGYVSVLPGAFSAYRYRAIMGRPLEQYFHGDHTLSKRLGKKGIEGMNIFKKNMFLAEDRILCFELVAKAGFKWHLSYVKAAKGETDVPEGAAEFVGQRRRWLNGSFAAGLYAIMHFGRIYRSGHSIIRLFFLHIQILYNICQLIMTWFSLASYWLTSSVIMDLVGTPSSHNKEKGWPWGNDASPIVNTFLKYGYLWVLMLQFMLALGNRPKGVVTLYTISFLYFALVQLYVLILSFYLVVGVFTGGMLDFNFDDGLAAFIQSFFSSSGGGIVLIALVSTYGIYIIASILYLDPWHILTSSWAYFLGMTTSINVLMVYAFCNWHDVSWGTKGSDKVDALPSVTTQKDNNKRNFIEELDKPQADIDSQFEATVKRALAPYVEPEEDGGKTLDDSYKNFRTGLVCLWVFSNLLLALMITATGVDKICLTNTSTTRTTWFFQIILWITAGLSLFRFIGSLYFLGRAGVLCCVSRR
- a CDS encoding Intradiol ring-cleavage dioxygenase, whose translation is MQLKNAIHFTVFGCAILALAHPGHHEEHDPAPVRAYKRDVGHGLANCAGQLEASGLQARSEARRKATVQLHRRQLITRDTDAVLNKSHQVTRPVSPSMPPNEIFKDTTQKACILGPTAEGETGPYWIPGERVRSEIREGQPGVPVILEQQYIDVETCQPIPRLYAELWGCNATGVYSGLVADGNGNSHDLSNRNRTFLRGIQETDIDGVVTFDTLFPGHYDGRTTHYHNIAHFGARRLPNNTIAGGTVGHVAQIFLDQDLIDQVESTYPYNTNNIPITLNSVDRVVSQETENSNSDPMLNYAFLGDNIEDGLFAWITVAVNLSAVHYPYYTNVYTAEGAVEVEGTSDGDPRAIDGGLPQSSAA
- a CDS encoding putative adenosine deaminase, producing MNGLEITPFITSLPKVELHVHIEGTLTPALRWKLAHRNNIPLRYPTYEALLNSYKITYNHRRELNGDNGAPTFLETYYEGCQVLCTEDDFYELAIAYFQKAKDVNVRYVEPFFDTQAHTKRGIPVEAILNGFLRAQHDGAKQLGVKSNWIFCFLRDHPVKEGLEALRSALPWARTKDGKGKGLFHAVGLASNEYDRPPGLFEEGFLLAKEVGLHVTMHCDVDQKDVVEHMHEGIFDVCAGAGADRIDHGLNATDAPELMAALKEKNIGLTLCPHAYHRRQATEVLFPKIRKLWDEGVRFCINSDDPTYMHDVWIDGNMMKVYEYCGFTKSEMGKLVRNAVEMSWADEITKTEILDELERVLGVEEKLIS